From the genome of Danio rerio strain Tuebingen ecotype United States chromosome 2, GRCz12tu, whole genome shotgun sequence, one region includes:
- the rwdd3 gene encoding RWD domain-containing protein 3 (The RefSeq protein has 1 substitution, 1 frameshift compared to this genomic sequence): MSKEAFDELSVLSAIYCEQGEFEVLEESPEKGVVFRVHTLIDNNEKTPLDIIFHISPEYPNTPPDISISSNHLSRRQCHDLRRSLLDTAQSLPAEPMVHGLMLWLQENFSDLIKTSSCHSAEVRPETTEETWTALLHLDHMRSKAKYIKLIEKWTLELRLTGRLFTGKLILILLQGTKENIKQYIHLLKSVKVDVDSSGKRCKEKMMSVLCEIPKPEDKIMMTTFEVKDILSLDDLRREFDLIGLNELYHQFVSSLT; the protein is encoded by the exons ATGTCAAAGGAAGCTTTTGATGAATTGTCTGTTTTATCCGCCATATATTGCGAGCAAGGCGAATTCGAAGTGCTGGAAGAGTCAC CTGAAAAAGGAGTTGTGTTCCGCGTACACACGCTAATAGACAACAACGAGAAGACATCGCTAGACATCATTTTCCACATCTCTCCTGAATACCCCAACACTCCTCCAGATATCAGCATCAGTTCCAACCACTTATCAAGGAGACAGTGTCATGACCTGAGACGCAGTTTACTGGACACAGCACAGTCACTTCCAGCAGAACCCATGGTCCATGGTTTAATGCTGTGGCTTCAGGAAAATTTCTCTGACTTAATCAAAACATCAAGCTGCCATTCAGCCGAGGTCAGACCAGAGACTACGGAGGAAACCTGGACCGCTTTACTACATTTAGATCCAACATGAT ACATGAGATCCAAAGCAAAGTACATCAAACTGATCGAAAAATGGACTTTAGAGCTGCGCCTCACCGGGAGACTCTTCACAGGGAAGCTGATATTGATTCTGCTGCAGGGAACAAAGGAAAATATTAAA CAATATATCCACCTTCTGAAGAGTGTGAAAGTGGATGTGGATTCTTCTGGGAAGCGCTGTAAGGAGAAGATGATGAGTGTCCTGTGTGAGATTCCAAAACCAGAGGACAAGATAAT GATGACTACGTTTGAAGTAAAAGACATTTTATCGCTTGATGACCTCAGAAGGGAGTTTGATCTCATTGGACTAAATGAGCTTTATCATCAGTTTGTGTCTTCACTCACCTGA